The proteins below are encoded in one region of Mycobacterium pseudokansasii:
- a CDS encoding mammalian cell entry protein — protein MRLRRVWPALGAVAGVLLVAAIVGLAAAGGWFYWDRVETSGARTARAELPKVAADQIPKVFAYDYQTVERSLNDAYPLLTPDYRQEFKRSANAQIIPEAKKREVVVQANVVGVGVMSAQRNSASVMVYMNRTVTDKSRQPLYDGSRLRVDYKRIDGKWLIAYITPI, from the coding sequence ATGCGACTGCGGCGCGTGTGGCCTGCGCTGGGTGCCGTTGCCGGCGTCCTGCTGGTCGCCGCGATCGTGGGGCTGGCCGCGGCCGGCGGGTGGTTCTACTGGGACCGGGTGGAGACCAGCGGCGCGCGGACCGCGCGGGCGGAGTTGCCGAAGGTGGCCGCCGACCAGATACCGAAAGTGTTCGCCTACGACTACCAGACGGTCGAACGCAGCCTCAACGACGCTTATCCGTTGTTGACGCCCGACTATCGCCAGGAGTTCAAGCGCAGCGCCAACGCCCAGATCATCCCGGAGGCCAAAAAGCGCGAGGTGGTGGTGCAGGCCAATGTCGTCGGCGTGGGAGTCATGTCGGCGCAACGAAATTCGGCGTCGGTGATGGTGTATATGAACCGCACCGTGACCGACAAGTCGCGCCAGCCGCTCTACGACGGCAGCCGGCTGCGGGTGGACTACAAACGGATCGACGGCAAGTGGCTGATCGCCTACATCACGCCGATCTGA
- a CDS encoding virulence factor Mce family protein yields the protein MIDRLTRIQLAIFGVITVITLVVMAVFYLRLPATFGLGTYGVSADFVAGGGLYKNANVTYRGVEVGRVESVELNPSGVTAEMRLNSGTPIPSNVTATVKSVSAIGEQYVDLVPPANPSPAKLRNGSKIERKNTRIGQDVADLLHKAEVLVNSLGDTRLRELLHEAFTATNGTGPELARLVESARLLVDEANTNYPQVSQLIDQAGPFLQAQVRAGADIKSLADGLARFTAELRAADPRLRDTLATAPDAIDEANTAFSGIRPSFPALAASLANLGRVGVIYHKSIEQLLVVLPALFAALTTAAGGVPQDEGAKLDFKIDLNDPPPCNVGFIPPPLIRSPADEGLREIPTDMYCKTAQNDPSTVRGARNYPCQEFPGKRAPTIQLCRDPKGYVPLGRNPWRGPPVPYDTPVTNGLNVLPPNKFPYIPPDADPDPGTPIAGPPPPGVVPGPGPAPHQPAQPAPPPNDNGPPPPFTSWMPPDYPPQPPLLPYPKTLPPPPPPVGTGPEPQASGQAYTTYDQTTGVFKDPAGGTGIFAPGVNGASSAENWVDLMLAPKAM from the coding sequence ATGATCGACAGACTCACCAGGATCCAGCTGGCCATCTTCGGGGTGATCACCGTCATCACCCTGGTGGTGATGGCGGTCTTCTACCTGCGGTTGCCGGCCACGTTCGGCCTCGGTACCTACGGTGTCAGCGCCGATTTCGTCGCCGGCGGCGGTTTGTACAAGAACGCCAACGTCACCTACCGCGGCGTGGAAGTGGGGCGGGTGGAGTCGGTCGAGCTGAATCCATCCGGCGTCACCGCCGAAATGCGGCTGAACAGCGGCACTCCGATTCCGTCGAACGTCACCGCCACCGTGAAGAGCGTGTCGGCCATCGGCGAGCAGTACGTCGACCTGGTGCCGCCCGCCAATCCGTCGCCGGCCAAGCTGCGCAACGGATCCAAGATCGAGCGCAAGAACACCCGGATCGGCCAGGACGTCGCCGATCTGCTGCACAAGGCCGAGGTGCTGGTCAACAGTCTCGGCGATACGCGGCTGCGGGAATTGCTGCACGAGGCGTTCACCGCCACCAACGGCACCGGTCCGGAGCTGGCCCGGCTGGTGGAATCGGCGCGGTTGCTGGTGGATGAGGCCAATACCAACTACCCGCAGGTCTCGCAGCTGATCGATCAGGCCGGTCCGTTCCTGCAGGCTCAAGTCCGTGCCGGCGCTGACATCAAGTCCCTGGCTGACGGGCTGGCGCGGTTCACCGCCGAGCTCCGTGCGGCCGATCCGCGGCTGCGCGACACCCTGGCCACCGCTCCGGACGCGATCGACGAGGCCAACACGGCATTCTCCGGTATCCGGCCCTCCTTCCCGGCGCTGGCGGCCAGCCTGGCCAACCTCGGCCGGGTGGGCGTGATCTATCACAAGTCGATCGAGCAGCTGCTGGTGGTGCTGCCGGCGCTGTTCGCCGCGCTCACCACCGCGGCCGGCGGGGTGCCCCAGGACGAGGGCGCCAAGCTGGACTTCAAGATCGACCTCAACGACCCGCCGCCATGCAACGTCGGCTTCATTCCGCCGCCGCTGATCCGCTCGCCCGCCGACGAGGGACTGCGGGAAATCCCGACGGACATGTACTGCAAGACCGCCCAGAACGACCCCAGCACGGTTCGCGGTGCCCGGAACTACCCGTGCCAGGAGTTTCCCGGCAAGCGGGCACCGACGATCCAGTTGTGCCGGGATCCGAAGGGCTACGTGCCGCTGGGCCGCAACCCGTGGCGCGGTCCGCCGGTGCCGTACGACACACCGGTAACCAACGGACTGAACGTCTTGCCGCCCAACAAGTTTCCCTACATTCCGCCGGACGCCGATCCGGACCCGGGCACGCCGATCGCCGGGCCGCCACCACCGGGTGTGGTCCCCGGTCCCGGACCGGCGCCGCACCAGCCGGCGCAGCCGGCGCCGCCGCCCAACGACAACGGCCCGCCGCCGCCCTTCACGTCGTGGATGCCGCCGGATTACCCGCCGCAGCCGCCGCTGCTCCCGTACCCGAAGACGCTGCCGCCGCCGCCCCCGCCGGTGGGCACCGGACCGGAACCGCAAGCCAGCGGCCAGGCTTACACCACCTACGACCAGACGACCGGCGTCTTCAAAGACCCGGCCGGCGGCACTGGTATCTTCGCGCCTGGCGTCAACGGCGCGTCCAGCGCAGAGAATTGGGTGGACCTCATGCTTGCTCCGAAGGCCATGTAG